One region of Fragaria vesca subsp. vesca linkage group LG4, FraVesHawaii_1.0, whole genome shotgun sequence genomic DNA includes:
- the LOC101314557 gene encoding mitochondrial outer membrane protein porin of 36 kDa-like yields MVKGPGLYSDIGKKARDLLYRDYQTDHKFTVTTLTASGVAITSSGIKKGDLLLGDVSTQLKNKNITTDVKVDTNSNLLATITVDEPAPGLKAILSFIVPDQKSARVELQYQHEYAGISTSLGLTANPVINFSGVVGNAALSLGTDVSFDTASGNLTKLNAGLNFIHTDLIASLLVNDKGDTLTASYYQTVSPITCTAVGAELSHSFSSNENTFTIGTQHALDPLTSVKARVNNYGRASALIQHEWRPKSLFTISGEVDTRAIEKSAKIGLALALKP; encoded by the exons ATGGTGAAGGGTCCCGGTCTCTACTCCGATATCGGCAAGAAAGCCAGAG ATCTTCTTTACAGGGATTACCAGACCGACCACAAGTTCACCGTCACCACTCTCACCGCTTCTGGAGTT GCGATTACCTCGAGTGGAATTAAGAAAGGTGATCTTCTTTTGGGGGACGTCAGCACTCAGCTCAAGAACAAGAACATCACTACTGATGTTAAAGTTGATACCAATTCAAAT CTTCTCGCAACTATTACTGTTGACGAGCCTGCACCTGGTCTCAAGGCAATCTTGAGTTTCATTGTACCTGATCAGAAATCTGCGAGG GTAGAACTTCAATACCAGCATGAGTATGCTGGAATAAGCACTAGCCTTGGATTGACTGCGAATCCTGTTATTAACTTTTCTGGTGTTGTTGGGAACGCTGCCCTATCTCTTGGAACAGATGTTTCATTTGACACTGCCTCTGGGAACTTGACCAAACTCAATGCTGGGTTGAATTTCATCCATACCGACCTCATTGCCTCCTTGCTTGT GAATGACAAGGGTGATACCCTCACTGCTTCCTACTACCAGACTGTCAGCCCTATTACTTGCACTGCCGTTGGTGCGGAGCTGTCTCACAGCTTTTCCAGCAACGAGAACACCTTCACCATTGGCACTCAGCATGCACTTGACCCCCTAACCTCAGTGAAGGCTCGGGTGAACAACTATGGCAGGGCAAGCGCTCTCATCCAGCACGAGTGGCGTCCCAAGTCTTTGTTTACTATCTCAGGAGAGGTTGACACAAGGGCAATCGAGAAGAGTGCAAAGATCGGTCTGGCCTTGGCACTGAAGCCATGA